GCGTCCGCGACGATCCTGCTGGACCACTCGGGCAGTGCTCTGCTCGCCGCTAACGTCGAGGTGCGTGTCGGCGACGGCGCGACTCTCACCCTGCTGTCGCTACAGGACTGGGACGACGATGCCGTGCACGTCGCACACCACCACGCGGTGGTCGGGCGCGACGCCACGTACAAGCATGTCGCGGTGTCGTTCGGCGGCGACCTCGTACGGCTGAACTCCTCGGTCGAGTACGGCAGCTCCGGCGGTGACGTCACCATGCTGGGCCTGTACTTCGCCGACGCCGGGCAGCATCTCGAGCACCGGCTGTTCGTCGACCACAACCGGCCCAAGGGACGCAGCCACGTCGACTACAAGGGTGCGTTGCAGGGCGACAAGGCGCATACGGTGTGGATCGGCGATGTGCTCATCCGCAAGTCCGGCGAGGGCATCGAGACCTACGAGAGCAACGACAACCTCGTGCTGACCGACGGCTGTCGGGCCGACTCGGTTCCGAACCTCGAGATCGAGACGGGCGAGATCGCCGGCGCCGGCCACGCGAGCACAACGGGCCGGTTCGACGATCAGCACCTGTTCTACCTGCAGAGCCGCGGCATCCCAGAGGACGAAGCGCGGCGGCTGGTCGT
The sequence above is drawn from the Nocardioidaceae bacterium SCSIO 66511 genome and encodes:
- the sufD gene encoding Fe-S cluster assembly protein SufD, translating into MTVTTDTDKENLSGAIETTERIASHLHPTGSFSLDDHAVPNGLEEIWRFTPLKRLKGLHNGKFNPDGKLVASVDADERVRVETVGRDDSRLGSVYAPGDRISAQAWTSFTEATVVTVPAEAEVDEPIVVSVRGENSDQATFGHVFLDVEQFASATILLDHSGSALLAANVEVRVGDGATLTLLSLQDWDDDAVHVAHHHAVVGRDATYKHVAVSFGGDLVRLNSSVEYGSSGGDVTMLGLYFADAGQHLEHRLFVDHNRPKGRSHVDYKGALQGDKAHTVWIGDVLIRKSGEGIETYESNDNLVLTDGCRADSVPNLEIETGEIAGAGHASTTGRFDDQHLFYLQSRGIPEDEARRLVVYGFFNDIIRRIGVPQIEPRLLSAVEAELAKNIGVAAATSETTA